The Polyangium mundeleinium genome contains the following window.
GACAAGTCGCGGGCCAAGATGCAGCCCGAGATCGACGCCACGACCGACCCGCCGAACCCGCTGCGCGTCTGCGACGAGATCGGAAAGCGCCTCGGCAAGGAGGACATCGTCATCGGCGACGGCGGCGATTTCGTGGCCACCGCGGCGAACGTGATCAAGCTCGAATGGCCGCAGCTCTGGATGGATCCCGGCCCGCTCGGCACGCTCGGCGTGGGCCCCGGGTATGCGATGGCCGCGAAGCTCGCCCGCCCCGGCGCGCGCGTCGTGCTCATTTACGGCGACGGCTCCTTCGGCTTCAACGCGGCCGAGTTCGAGGCGCTCGCGCGGCAAGGCATTCCGGTCATCAGCATCATCGGCAACGACGCCGCGTGGATGCAGATTCGCCGCGGCCAGGTCGATCTGTACGGCGCGGATCGCTCGCCGGCCACGGCGCTCGAATACACGCGTTACGAAAAGGTCGTCGAGGCGCTCGGCGGCGTGGGGTATTGGGTCGAGCGCACCGAGGACCTCGGCCCGGCGCTCGACGCGGCCTTCGCCGCGGACAAACCGTCCTGCGTGAACGTCAAGATCGCCCGCAGCGAGTTCCGCAAGGGCGCGATCAGCGTGTAACGGGGCGGGAGGTGGAGCTCCGCTTCTGCAATCCCGAACTCACGAGCCTGGACGATCTCGACACCGAGATCCTCGCGTGCAGCGTGTGGTCGGACGCGCGCCCGGTGCACGGCGCCTTTGGCCTCTGTGATTGGCGCCTCGCCGGGCACCTCTCCGGGCTGCTCCGGAGCGGCTTTTTGACGGGCAAGCTCGGCGAGGTGCTGATGGTCCCGGCCAAGCCGCGCCTCACGTTCGACAAGCTCCTGTTTTTCGGGGCGGGACCCCGCGAGGGGTTCGGCGAGGAGGCCTTCCGTCGCGTCGTTCAGCACATGCTCGACGTGATGGAGGGCCTCGCCGCGCGTGTCGCGGTCGTCGAATTGCCGGGCCGCCCGGACGGTCTGATCCCGGCCGAACGAGCGGCCGACATCCTGCTCGCGAGCGCCGGCCGCAAGCGCGAGCACGATGTCTGGACGCTCGTCGAGGGCGCCGACGGCAAACAACGAATCACGCAACACATGATCGAAGAGCGACGGCGGGTGCGGCGGGTGCTCTGAACATCAGAGCGCCTGACAAACCCCTTTCCGCTCCGTATTGCAGATGCGCCCGTCGACCTTCGGCGCGAGCGGCTTGTTCTCTTTTTTCAGCGCGGAGAGCTTATCGAGCACGACCTGCTTGATGTCCGGCCCCTTGGCGATCACCTTCGCCGAGCTCAGCATCGAATAGCCGTCCTTCTTCCCCTTCGGATCGACCAGGTAATCGATCGTCACCGCGTAGAGCACGTCCTTCGGCCCGATCTTCCGGGGTTTGGCGCCGAGCAAGGTCAGCTTCGAGGCCGTCTTTGCCGTGGTGTCGTGCTCGAAGGCGAAGCCCGCGACCTGGAGGAAATGCCCTTCGCCCGTCCAGTTCTCGATGCTGTGGTTCAAGGCCTTCTGCAAGGTCTCCCCGTTGATCTCGATGAGGTGGAGGATCGCCGGGTACGCGAAGAGCTCTTCGATGTTCCGCGCCGTGACCGGCTCGCCTTTGGGCAGGTTCAGGTTGATCCGCAAGGTCCCGCTGTTGATGAATGCGACCTGCGGGCGCTTCTTTTCCTTGGGGAACGCGGCGAGCGCCTGGTCGAGGATCCAGTCCCCGAGGTTCGTCTCGAAGCGGCGAATTTCGAGCTCCTCGGCGATGAGATCCTCGCCCGCCATGCCGAGCACCTCGGCGAGGCAGCCCGAGCCCGCGGGCAACTGACGCGTCTTTGCGCAGTATTCGTCCTCGTGTTTCTTGAGCGTGGCATCGACCCACGTCTTCATTTCGGGATCCTCGGGCACGGCCGCGCCTTCGAGCGGGATCCATTCGTGGGTGATGCGCACGGCGCCATTCGAACGCTCGATCTGGAGCAAGCTCGCGCTCACCGCGTCCGCGTCGGCCTTGTAGACCACGCGTTCCCCCACCGCGGCTTTTTGCTTCTGATGCTCGTGCCCGCCCAGGGTCACGTCCGGCCCCTCGGCGCCGAGTTTTTCCAGGAGCCCTCGATCCGTCGTCATATTCAGGTGCGTCAGCGCTACGACCGCGTCGGCGCCCTCTTTTCGCAGCGCGGCCGTCT
Protein-coding sequences here:
- a CDS encoding M17 family peptidase N-terminal domain-containing protein, which produces MELRFCNPELTSLDDLDTEILACSVWSDARPVHGAFGLCDWRLAGHLSGLLRSGFLTGKLGEVLMVPAKPRLTFDKLLFFGAGPREGFGEEAFRRVVQHMLDVMEGLAARVAVVELPGRPDGLIPAERAADILLASAGRKREHDVWTLVEGADGKQRITQHMIEERRRVRRVL
- a CDS encoding bifunctional metallophosphatase/5'-nucleotidase; amino-acid sequence: MTPRIRDRARTHAPTLLLGLALASGCGAPATETPVKGPDEPVKTTTTTTTATTPPAPKTGCAVLSINDTYRIEALPGGKGGMARVRTIRKELEKKYPDLVVLHAGDMLFPSFLSNMYKGRQMVEAMSRLDGGPGQDARLFAAFGNHEFDKDDPTVLSARLAESEFRWLSANVHFKVDDAGKPAVALPEGKVLPRTIVPCGPLKIGLFGVTIGADQPYIAAVHDPVEAARAQTAALRKEGADAVVALTHLNMTTDRGLLEKLGAEGPDVTLGGHEHQKQKAAVGERVVYKADADAVSASLLQIERSNGAVRITHEWIPLEGAAVPEDPEMKTWVDATLKKHEDEYCAKTRQLPAGSGCLAEVLGMAGEDLIAEELEIRRFETNLGDWILDQALAAFPKEKKRPQVAFINSGTLRINLNLPKGEPVTARNIEELFAYPAILHLIEINGETLQKALNHSIENWTGEGHFLQVAGFAFEHDTTAKTASKLTLLGAKPRKIGPKDVLYAVTIDYLVDPKGKKDGYSMLSSAKVIAKGPDIKQVVLDKLSALKKENKPLAPKVDGRICNTERKGVCQAL